CTTAGATGAGTTGGCAGAGTTTAAGAAAAATACCATTGAAGTTTTACGCCAGCCCCTAGAAGAAAAAGTTGTTAACATATCAAGGCTTAATGCCTCTTTTTCTTATCCGGCTGGTTTTATGCTGGTCTCATCCATTAACCCTTGCCCCTGTGGATATTTCCCGGACCGTAATAAATGTAACTGCTCTCTTAATATGGTTAAGCGCTACCTTGGTAAGATATCTAAGCCTTTATTGGATCGTTTTGATATTTGTATTGAAACTATGCAGATTGATTATAAAGAACTTCAGGCTAAGAAAAAAGAAGAAAGCTCTGCCCAAATAAGAAAAAGAATTTATGGTGCCCGTCAGATTCAGATGGAAAGATATAAAGGGCAGGATATCTGGTTTAACTCACAGCTGACTCCCAGAAGGATTAAAAAATACTGTATCCTGGATGAGGGGGTAGAAGATTTACTGGAGCAGGCATTTGTCAAAATGAATTTATCTGCTAGGGCTTATCATCGTATCTTGAAGGTGGCTCGAACTATTGCTGATTTGGATCAAAGTAAAAAGATAAGTAAGAAGCATATCAGTGAAGCCATTTGTTATCGGAGTTTAGATGCAAAGTATTGGGGTGAGTAAGATGAATACAAAATCAGATCAAGAAATATATAATTATTGGATAGGTGGTTTTTTTAATTTTAGTGCAAAAAAAATCTTGGCAATTCTTAATTTATTCGGATCTTCCAAGGAATTATTTTATGCTTCAGATAAAGCAATGGAAGAAATGTGTAATATATGTAGTAAGAAAGGTGTCCGTATAACTAAAAGGGATATGGAATTGTTAAAATCCCGCCGGGATATAAATTTACTGATGAAAAGTCTTGAGTATCTTAAAGAACATAGTATAGATTATGTAACCTTGCTTGATAATACTTATCCGGATAAATTAAGGCATATTTATAATCCCCCCTTTTTACTCTATCTAAAGGGTAATCCCTTTCCGGTTCATAAGAAAGCTATAGCCATAATAGGGGCAAGAGAGTGTTCGGCATATGGAAAAGAGATAGCAAGAAACTTAGCAGGGGCCCTAGCTAGGGAGGATATTGTTATAATCAGCGGACTTGCAAGGGGAGTGGACTCTTATGCCCATCAGGGATGTCTTTTAGTTGAAGGAAGTACCTATGGAATTTTAGGTTGCGGTATTGACATTTGCTATCCTAAGGAGAATATTAATATTTATATGGATATGCAAAAGAAGGGAGGAGTTATATCGGAATATGGACCGGGTATAAAGCCTTTGGCTTATAATTTTCCCATGCGTAATCGTATTATTAGTGCTTTAAGTGATGGAATAGTAATAATTGAAGCCAGAGAAAAAAGCGGTTCCCTAATAACTGTAGATATGGGCCTTGATCAGGGTAAGAATATCTATGCTGTACCCGGCAGAATTACAGATAAACTAAGCATGGGTTGTAATAATTTAATTAAGATGGGTGCAAAAGTGGTCACTTCCCCCCAGGATATTTTAGAAGACTTTAGCTACTATTGCTCTAGAGCTAAGTCAGATGAGAAAGATTTGAATATAATACTAAATAAAGAAGAAGAAGCTATATATAATCTTCTAAGCCTTAATCCTAGACATATTGATCAGCTGGTGGATTTATCCGGCATTTCTATAGACAAACTGATGGAGTATCTACTTTCATTGGAATTAAAAAATTTTGTAGATCAACCCAGGAAAAATTATTACATAAGAAAAGAGGTATGGTAATTTTAGCTGTCATTATATGCAATAAACAGCATAATATATGGTAAACCCTATAGAATATACACTTTATAAGATAAAATAAAATAATTATTTACTTGAAACGCTCTGAAAAATAGTGTATGCTTGTTTAAGCTTTGACTCAGAAAGGTAAATTCTGTGGTATAATATTTACTTATATTTTATTTAAAAAAATATATCAGAAAATAAACATTATAATTAAAAATTGTTTCAATATTTAATATTTAATTTTGCATTAACATAAATTAAAGATTATAGATAGAAGGTTATTTACACATAGAAAGAGGAGTTTGATTATGCCAAGATATCTTGTGATTGTGGAATCTCCGGCAAAAGCGAAGACCATAAAAAAGTTTTTGGGAAGTAATTATGAAGTAGTTGCATCTAACGGTCATGTAAGAGACTTACCTAAAAGCCAGATGGGCATTGATATAGCTAATGATTATGAACCTAAATATATAACCATTCGGGGGAAAGGTGAATTACTGGCTAAACTTCGTAAAGAGGTAAAAAAGGCTGATAAAGTATATCTTGCAACTGACCCGGACCGAGAAGGAGAAGCTATTTCATGGCATCTGTCCCATGCTTTAAAGCTGGATAATAATATTGCAAATAGAATTGTCTTTAATGAGATTACAAAAAATGCTGTAAAAGCTTCTATAAAACAAGCCAGAAAGTTAGATATGAATCTTGTGGATGCCCAGCAGGCTAGAAGAGTCCTAGACCGTATGGTGGGATATACCATAAGTCCTCTTTTGTGGACTAAAATTAAAAGGGGCTTAAGTGCCGGAAGAGTTCAATCTGTAGCCTTAAGAATAATATGCGATAGAGAACAAGAGATTAACTCTTTTATTCCGGAGGAATACTGGAATTTGGAGGCTGAGTTTGCCTTAGGAGGAAAAAAACGTCCCCTTATAGCAAAATATATCGGTAAGGATAAAGTTAAAACTACAATCCGTACAGAAGCAGAAGCTACTAATATAGTAGATGACTTACAAGATGCCCAATTTATCATAAAGGAGATAAAAAGGGGAGAACGAATAAGAAAAGCCCCCTTACCATTTACTACCAGCACCTTGCAGCAGGAAGCGGCAAAGACATTGAACTTTTCTACAAAAAAGACAATGCAGCTGGCTCAGCAATTGTACGAGGGAATCAGTATTAAAGGCCATGGTAGTGTGGGTTTAATTACTTATCTGCGTACGGATTCCATTCGTATTAGTGATGAGGCTGATTTGGCAGCTAAGCAATATATAGAAGAAAAATATGGGAAGGAATTTGTGGCTGATAAGGCTAATAACGGCCGCTCGGGTAAAAAAATACAAGATGCTCATGAAGCAATTCGTCCTACCAATATGGAGTTTGAGCCATCTGAAATTAAAGAATCCCTTACAAGGGATCAGTTCCGTTTGTATCAGCTTATTTGGAGACGTTTTATTGCCAGTAGAATGCAGCCTGCCAAGTATGAGACAACTTCTATTAAGATAGAAGGAAAGGGGCATTGGTTTTCTACAGCTGCCTCCAGGCTTTTGTTTGAAGGTTTTTTAAGTGTCTATCAGCAAGAGGATACTGAAGATACCATAAAGGCTTCTTATGAGACTCTAAATGAAGGTGATATCCTTAAATTAAAAGAACTTAAGAAAAGCCAGCATTTTACCCAGCCTCCGGCTCATTATACTGAAGCCTCCTTAGTTAAGACCTTAGAGGAATTGGGAATTGGTAGACCCAGTACTTATTCACCAACCATCAGTACAATTATTGCAAGAAGGTATGTTATAAAAGAAAATAAAAATCTATATGTTACTGAACTTGGTGAGGCAGTAAACAATATTATGGTGGAAGCATTTCCTAGCATTGTGGATGTGAATTTCACCGCTAATATGGAATCATTATTAGATAGTGTAGAGGATGGGACTATAGCTTGGAAAACCATTATAAGGAATTTTTATCCCGATTTAGAAGAGGCAGTAAATAAAGCCAATGAAGAGCTGGATAAAATTAAGATTGAAGATGAAGTTACAGATGAAATCTGTGACTTATGTGGTAGAAATATGGTCATAAAATATGGACCCCATGGTAAGTTCTTGGCATGTCCAGGTTTTCCTGACTGTAGGAATACTAAACCTTATCTTGAAAAGATTGGTGTGGAATGTCCTGTTTGTGGCGGAGATGTGGTTATAAGAAAGACTAAAAAGGGTAGAAGGTATTTTGGCTGCAGCAATCATCCGGAATGTACCTTTATGACCTGGCAGAAGCCTTCAAAGGAAAAATGTCCCAAATGTGAAAGCGTATTGCTTGAAAAAGGAAATAAATTAGCATGTAGTAATGAAACTTGTGGTTATGTAATAGCTAATAAAAATTCTGATATAGATTAATAGAATATATAATTGCCTCAATATTCCTAATAATTATGACACAATATTACAAAATTGGATATAAAAATAAAAAATAATGGGTAAATGTGTGTCAAAAACAAGGAAAAAAAAGTTGTTTTTTAAAATAATATATGATAAAATGAAAAAGGTAATACAATTAGAAAAAATCTAATGTATTACCTAATTTAGTTACTTGTTCTTGTTATTTGCTTCATAACTTTGTAAGGGTATTGTTTGGATTAGGAAATAAATTGGAGGAACTGATTAATGAGTGTACAATTACTTGACAAGACAAGGAAGATTAATAATCTTCTACATAATAATAATTCCCACAAAGTAGTTTTTAATGACATTTGTGTTGTGCTAAGCGATATATTAAATTCTAATGTATTGGTTATCAGTCGAAAAGGCAAGGTTCTTGGTGTTAATAACAGACCGGATATTGCTGAAATTCAGGAACTGATTAAGGATACGGTTGGCAGGTATATTGATAGCTTATTAAATGAGAGACTTCTTAATATTTTGTCAACAAAGGAGAATGTGAATCTGGCTACCTTGGGATTTGAATTTGATGAAGTTAATTCTTATCAAGCCATTATTACCCCCATAGATATAGCCGGTGAGCGGTTGGGAACCTTATTTATATACAGAATAGGTGAGTCCTACAATATAGATGATATAATTCTTAGTGAATATGGCACTACAGTTGTAGGCCTTGAGATGATGCGTTCGGTTAATGAAGAAAATGCGGAAGAAAATCGTAAGATTCAAATTGTAAGATCCGCAATCAGTACTTTATCATTTTCAGAGCTTGAAGCAATACAGCATATTTTTAATGAATTAAAAGGAAATGAAGGTATTCTTGTGGCAAGTAGAATTGCCGACCGTGTAGGAATAACCAGATCTGTTATTGTCAATGCTTTGAGAAAATTTGAAAGTGCGGGAGTTATAGAATCCCGTTCTTCAGGAATGAAAGGAACATATATAAAAGTGTTAAATGATGTAGTATTCGAAGAGTTAAAAAATTTGCAAAATTAATATTAATTGCCAGCAAAAGGATTTGTGGGGATATCTCATAAGTCCTTTTTGTGGTTTTTTTTGGGGATTAATAGTAAAAAAAGTAGACAGGATAATACAATATGTGGTACTAATCTACTATATTTTTAATTATATCTTGTGTTTTTTGCAATATTTAATATAATGTTTTTATGGAGGTAATTAAATGATTGGATCGAATGCTTTTAACTATATTAATGTATTGAATAAGGCTGCCAGTGCCAGCTGGAAGAGGAATGAAGTAATAGCCAATAATATTGCAAATGTAGACACTCCGGGATATAAAAGAAAAGATGTACAATTTGAAACTTTTTTAATGAGTGCTCTTACAGGTGATAGTTCTTTAGATAAGCGTGTATCTAATATCCGATTAGATAGTTTAAATCCCCAAGTATATACGGATTATTCCAATCTCAGTTATCGGCTAGACGGTAATAATGTAGATATTGATACAGAATCTGCTAATTTGGCAGAAAATCAAATTAGATACTATGCACTGATGGATTCCATGACTCAGGAATTTAATAGATTAAAGATGGTGCTTCAGAATAAATAGTGTATGGGAGGAGTATAAATGTCTGCTTTTAGCGGGATGAATATTAGCGCCAGCGGGATGAGTGCCCAAAGGTTGCGAATGGATGTTATATCACAAAATATTGCCAATGTAAATACTACCAGGGATAAGAACGGAGAAGCATACAGACGTAAGGCAGTGGTGTTTTCTGAAAAGAATACCACCCCCTTTCAAGAGGTGTTTATGAAAACAGCAGGGCTTGCCGGTAATGGTGTAAAAGTAACCAAGATTATTGAAGATGATATAAGTGATTTACGTAAGGTTTATGATCCGACTCATCCGGATGCAGATGAGGAGGGATATGTATCTTATCCCAATGTTAACATAGTCCAAGAAATGACGGATTTGATTGATGCAACAAGATCCTATGAGGCTAATGTAACAGCCTTTAATGCCACAAAGAACATGGCTCTAAAGGGATTGGAAGTAGGCAAATAGGAGGATATAGATAGACTATGGATATTACAAGTATAGGTAGTTTAAATGAGCTTAGTAAGTATGGCATAAAATCAGCCACTACAGCCAAGGAAAATCGAAACGCAGCTTTCGAGACATTGTTTGAAGCGGCAGCGGGTATGATAAAAGAAACTAATCGTTATACCAATGAAGCGGAGGAAGCAGAGATGGCCTTTGCCCTCGGTCTTATGGATAATACCCATGATTTGCAGATAGCACAGCAGAAAGCTAACTTGGCATTGCAATACACAATTGCAGTCCGAAATCAGGTTTTAGATGCATATAAAGAAATAATGAATCTGCAATTTTAATAAATGTGTTTAAGCCGCATTACCAAAGATATTGTGACTTAGTACACAAGAAAAGCAGACATTCTGCTTGTGCTTTTTTTTGTGTGTTATAGTCATGTTTATCACTTTTAAAAAAAATCTTAGGAGTAGGGATAATGGCAGAGAGGCTGAAACAAATACCAAAACAACTATTGGAAATTTGGAACAAATATACAGCAAAACAAAAGACAATTTTAATCAGTGTGATTAGTGCAATTTTTATAGCGTTTTTAGTATTAGTTTATGTAACTAATAAAGTTGAATACGAAGAATTAACTATTACCGAAACAACTAAAGAGGCTAGTGAAGTTATAGAATTGTTAAAGTCAGAAGGTATTAAATATAAATTAGGTTCTGACCGCTTAACTGTCTCGGTAGATTTAAAAAGATATTCTGATGCGGTGTTATTGCTCGCCAGTAATGATATGCCTTCTACAGGTCTATCCCTAGACGAGCTATTAAATAACAGTCTTAGTACGACAAATAGTGATCGTAATCTTAAATTAAATCTCTATTTACAAAATCAATTAAAAAAATATATAGAGAGCATGGAAGGAGTTCAGGATGCAGAGGTTTATTATATACCGGTGGACGACAGTAATTCCATATTAACCACCCAGAGAGAAACCAGTGCCAGTGTACTCCTTAAAGTTGATAAAAATTTTAAGCCAGAGACTGCTGAAACCATTGCGGAAGTAGTGGCTGCGGTAATTGGAAATAGTACTACGGATAATATAAAGGTTGCAGATCAAAACGGTAACTTACATTTTGGTGGTGCCAAGGACTTATATACTGGAAATGCATCATCTAAGGAAGAGTACCGGGAAATGCTTCGTAATACCTTTATTAATAATTTATATATGGGCTTAATCAAACGGGGATTTGATGATGTGGTTATTATGCCCAATCTATCATTAGATTTTAAGAAGGTTCAGGAATTATACACTGAATATCTGCCGGCAGAAGGCCAAGATCAAGGTGTATACAGTCATAGCTATACCTATAATTCGGAAAATGCCGGATCATATGGTGCAGGTGTTCCGGGGACTTCTTCCAATGATGAAACGGATTATATGATAGAGGATTCATCAAACACCTCAGGTAATGTAAAAATTGAAGAATTTGATTATTTACCCAATGAAAGGGTAACCAATATCGAATATGAAGTAGGTGCAATTATACCGGAGGAATCTTCCGTAAGTATTTTGCTTCGTAAGATTGTCACCCGTACCGAAGAGGATTTAGAGTCTGAGGGACTACTAGATGAAATGAGTTTTGATGAATATGTCAGATTAAATAGTGAAGGAAGAAAACTAGAGCTAGATCCGGATATTGTATCTATGGTATCCATGGCAACAGGTATATCGGAAAATAATATACAGATAACGGCTATCGAACAACCGGTATATGTACCAAAGGTGATTGAATACAGAGAATGGACCGATTATCTACAGATTATACTGGCGGTGTTAATAGTAGCCTTATTACTATTTGTAGTAATTAAGGCTCTGAAACCGGTTGAGGTTACTGAGCTTGAGCCGGAGTTGTCAGTTGAAGAACTTCTGGCTACCACCAAGGAGGCTCAGCCTATTGACGATATTGAATTTAATGAGGTTTCTGAGGTACGTAAGGTAATTGAGAAAATTGTTGATGAGAAGCCGGATGCGGTGGCACAACTACTTCGCAACTGGTTAAATGAGGATTGGGAGTAAGGAGGAAGTATTTGATGGCAAAGGTTGGCGCAAGTGA
This genomic interval from Herbinix luporum contains the following:
- the dprA gene encoding DNA-processing protein DprA codes for the protein MNTKSDQEIYNYWIGGFFNFSAKKILAILNLFGSSKELFYASDKAMEEMCNICSKKGVRITKRDMELLKSRRDINLLMKSLEYLKEHSIDYVTLLDNTYPDKLRHIYNPPFLLYLKGNPFPVHKKAIAIIGARECSAYGKEIARNLAGALAREDIVIISGLARGVDSYAHQGCLLVEGSTYGILGCGIDICYPKENINIYMDMQKKGGVISEYGPGIKPLAYNFPMRNRIISALSDGIVIIEAREKSGSLITVDMGLDQGKNIYAVPGRITDKLSMGCNNLIKMGAKVVTSPQDILEDFSYYCSRAKSDEKDLNIILNKEEEAIYNLLSLNPRHIDQLVDLSGISIDKLMEYLLSLELKNFVDQPRKNYYIRKEVW
- the topA gene encoding type I DNA topoisomerase encodes the protein MPRYLVIVESPAKAKTIKKFLGSNYEVVASNGHVRDLPKSQMGIDIANDYEPKYITIRGKGELLAKLRKEVKKADKVYLATDPDREGEAISWHLSHALKLDNNIANRIVFNEITKNAVKASIKQARKLDMNLVDAQQARRVLDRMVGYTISPLLWTKIKRGLSAGRVQSVALRIICDREQEINSFIPEEYWNLEAEFALGGKKRPLIAKYIGKDKVKTTIRTEAEATNIVDDLQDAQFIIKEIKRGERIRKAPLPFTTSTLQQEAAKTLNFSTKKTMQLAQQLYEGISIKGHGSVGLITYLRTDSIRISDEADLAAKQYIEEKYGKEFVADKANNGRSGKKIQDAHEAIRPTNMEFEPSEIKESLTRDQFRLYQLIWRRFIASRMQPAKYETTSIKIEGKGHWFSTAASRLLFEGFLSVYQQEDTEDTIKASYETLNEGDILKLKELKKSQHFTQPPAHYTEASLVKTLEELGIGRPSTYSPTISTIIARRYVIKENKNLYVTELGEAVNNIMVEAFPSIVDVNFTANMESLLDSVEDGTIAWKTIIRNFYPDLEEAVNKANEELDKIKIEDEVTDEICDLCGRNMVIKYGPHGKFLACPGFPDCRNTKPYLEKIGVECPVCGGDVVIRKTKKGRRYFGCSNHPECTFMTWQKPSKEKCPKCESVLLEKGNKLACSNETCGYVIANKNSDID
- the codY gene encoding GTP-sensing pleiotropic transcriptional regulator CodY; the protein is MSVQLLDKTRKINNLLHNNNSHKVVFNDICVVLSDILNSNVLVISRKGKVLGVNNRPDIAEIQELIKDTVGRYIDSLLNERLLNILSTKENVNLATLGFEFDEVNSYQAIITPIDIAGERLGTLFIYRIGESYNIDDIILSEYGTTVVGLEMMRSVNEENAEENRKIQIVRSAISTLSFSELEAIQHIFNELKGNEGILVASRIADRVGITRSVIVNALRKFESAGVIESRSSGMKGTYIKVLNDVVFEELKNLQN
- the flgB gene encoding flagellar basal body rod protein FlgB, whose protein sequence is MIGSNAFNYINVLNKAASASWKRNEVIANNIANVDTPGYKRKDVQFETFLMSALTGDSSLDKRVSNIRLDSLNPQVYTDYSNLSYRLDGNNVDIDTESANLAENQIRYYALMDSMTQEFNRLKMVLQNK
- the flgC gene encoding flagellar basal body rod protein FlgC, with protein sequence MSAFSGMNISASGMSAQRLRMDVISQNIANVNTTRDKNGEAYRRKAVVFSEKNTTPFQEVFMKTAGLAGNGVKVTKIIEDDISDLRKVYDPTHPDADEEGYVSYPNVNIVQEMTDLIDATRSYEANVTAFNATKNMALKGLEVGK
- a CDS encoding flagellar hook-basal body complex protein FliE, which encodes MDITSIGSLNELSKYGIKSATTAKENRNAAFETLFEAAAGMIKETNRYTNEAEEAEMAFALGLMDNTHDLQIAQQKANLALQYTIAVRNQVLDAYKEIMNLQF
- a CDS encoding flagellar M-ring protein FliF C-terminal domain-containing protein — its product is MAERLKQIPKQLLEIWNKYTAKQKTILISVISAIFIAFLVLVYVTNKVEYEELTITETTKEASEVIELLKSEGIKYKLGSDRLTVSVDLKRYSDAVLLLASNDMPSTGLSLDELLNNSLSTTNSDRNLKLNLYLQNQLKKYIESMEGVQDAEVYYIPVDDSNSILTTQRETSASVLLKVDKNFKPETAETIAEVVAAVIGNSTTDNIKVADQNGNLHFGGAKDLYTGNASSKEEYREMLRNTFINNLYMGLIKRGFDDVVIMPNLSLDFKKVQELYTEYLPAEGQDQGVYSHSYTYNSENAGSYGAGVPGTSSNDETDYMIEDSSNTSGNVKIEEFDYLPNERVTNIEYEVGAIIPEESSVSILLRKIVTRTEEDLESEGLLDEMSFDEYVRLNSEGRKLELDPDIVSMVSMATGISENNIQITAIEQPVYVPKVIEYREWTDYLQIILAVLIVALLLFVVIKALKPVEVTELEPELSVEELLATTKEAQPIDDIEFNEVSEVRKVIEKIVDEKPDAVAQLLRNWLNEDWE